A window from Triticum aestivum cultivar Chinese Spring chromosome 6D, IWGSC CS RefSeq v2.1, whole genome shotgun sequence encodes these proteins:
- the LOC123145824 gene encoding cycloeucalenol cycloisomerase, translating into MAAVRRQAAAKRGGGGAAGKSAWLAADGSKRWGEKFFLLYTPFWLTLCLGVVVPFKLYESFTELEYLVLGLVSTVPAFVIPLLFVGKADSIRSLKDRYWVKANVWIIIFSYVGNYFWTHYFFTVLGASYTFPSWRMNNVPHTTFLLTHACFLFYHMASNMTLRRLRHSTAHLPQSIRWLFEAAWILALSYFIAYLETLAIANFPYYEFVDRDIMYKVGSLFYAIYFLISFPMFSRIDEKAEKWALSRVAVDALGAAMLVTIILDLWRIFLGPIVPIPESRRCGQPGLAWFHAQNESV; encoded by the exons ATGGCAG CTgtccggcggcaggcggcggcgaagCGGGGCGGAGGTGGCGCGGCCGGAAAGAGCGCATGGCTGGCGGCTGACGGGAGCAAGAGGTGGGGGGAGAAGTTCTTCCTGCTATACACGCCCTTCTGGCTCACGCTCTGCCTCGGTGTCGTCGTCCCCTTCAAGCTCTACGAG AGTTTTACGGAGCTGGAATATTTGGTTCTTGGATTGGTGTCAACCGTGCCTGCTTTTGTCATCCCTCTGCTCTTCGTAGGAAAG GCAGATAGTATTAGAAGTTTAAAAGATCGTTACTGGGTCAAG GCTAATGTTTGGATTATAATTTTCAGTTATGTCGGCAACTACTTTTGGACACATTACTTCTTTACAGTTCTTGGCGCATCCTATACTTTTCCTTCATGGAGGATGAATAAT GTACCCCATACAACATTTCTCCTAACTCATGCCTGCTTCTTGTTTTATCACATGGCATCGAATATGACACTTCGTAGATTACGTCATTCTACAGCTCACCTGCCACAGTCTATTCGGTGGTTGTTTGAAGCGGCATGGATTTTAGCACTCTCATACTTCATTGCATACTTGGAGACCCTAGCCATTGCAAAT TTTCCGTATTACGAATTCGTCGATCGGGACATAATGTACAAAGTTGGATCATTGTTTTATGCAATATACTTCCTCATCAGCTTTCCGATGTTCTCAAG GATCGACGAAAAAGCAGAGAAGTGGGCCCTTTCCAGGGTAGCCGTCGACGCTCTGGGCGCAGCAATGCTCGTCACGATAATACTTGATTTATGGCGCATATTTCTGGGGCCAATCGTGCCCATCCCCGAATCAAGACGGTGTGGCCAGCCGGGGCTAGCATGGTTCCATGCGCAGAATGAAAGCGTCTAG